In a genomic window of Syntrophobacterales bacterium:
- a CDS encoding acetate--CoA ligase family protein, protein MQALEIISAAKAEGRGSLTEAESKEVLRQFAVPVVEERIAVSPEDAIQAAKDTGFPVVLKGLGTKLAHKTERGLVFLNLNSAEAVEKAARAAATSAGADLEGYLIQPMLSGHREFVAGLFHDPQFGPIVMFGLGGVFTEAIDDAVFRVAPLTKNDAEQMINEIRSRKLLGAFRGEQAVERKRIVSTLLGLSRIGMEIPDITEIDINPLLVGPEGRAVAVDALVVLGEKPAPKKYLPAIAASAIGKFFYPRSIAVIGASNAFTKWGYRMMCSIIAGGFAGEVYPVNPRGGTIAGRTAFKSVAEIPGFVDLAVVTIPEDRVIELIPQLQAKGIKNMLLITSGFAETGAEGRRLQDELVQAARAADILIMGPNTMGLCNPHNDLLCCGGANVHPKPGTTTLISQSGNLGVQLLEFAEREGVGIRAFGGSGNEAMITIEDYMEAFEVDELTKTVVIYLESIKNGRRFFESARRVGLLKPVVMLKGGRTEAGHHAAVSHTGALASNAKVFNAAARQAGIVIAEQPIEMLDASAAFSSLPLPRGNRVAIMTLGGGWGVVTTDLCAENGLLIPKLSPELIANINKVLPPYWSHSNPVDLVGEFDPNIPMFVLEQLSQWDGCDAVLHLGISGRLSSLRKMIKDVRISDPEADQNFLSAVPQLLEEFENKFLAHTAHLMEKTGKPIIGVPLMQEENIHTVNDVEGSPYKAVSFLTPERAVKALSRMASYSRWRELQRQRED, encoded by the coding sequence ATGCAGGCATTGGAAATAATCAGCGCCGCCAAAGCGGAAGGCCGCGGATCTTTGACCGAGGCAGAATCAAAAGAAGTTCTCCGGCAATTCGCCGTGCCGGTGGTGGAGGAACGTATCGCAGTTTCTCCGGAGGATGCAATCCAGGCTGCTAAAGATACAGGGTTCCCCGTCGTTCTGAAGGGGTTGGGAACAAAACTTGCGCATAAGACCGAGCGGGGTCTTGTTTTCCTTAACCTGAACAGTGCAGAGGCGGTGGAAAAAGCGGCAAGGGCCGCGGCGACCTCGGCAGGCGCTGATCTGGAGGGATACCTGATCCAGCCGATGCTTTCCGGACATCGGGAGTTTGTGGCCGGATTGTTTCACGATCCCCAGTTCGGACCGATTGTCATGTTCGGACTGGGCGGCGTATTCACGGAAGCCATTGACGACGCTGTTTTTCGCGTCGCCCCATTGACTAAAAACGATGCGGAGCAGATGATAAATGAGATACGTTCCCGAAAACTCCTGGGGGCTTTCCGCGGCGAACAGGCGGTGGAACGAAAGCGGATCGTCAGCACCCTGCTGGGCTTGTCCCGCATCGGCATGGAAATCCCGGACATTACGGAAATTGACATCAACCCGCTTTTGGTCGGTCCCGAAGGCCGGGCAGTGGCCGTTGACGCTCTGGTTGTCCTCGGCGAGAAGCCAGCCCCCAAAAAATACCTCCCCGCGATCGCTGCATCCGCCATCGGCAAGTTTTTCTATCCGCGCTCGATCGCGGTTATCGGGGCGTCAAACGCCTTCACCAAATGGGGATACCGAATGATGTGCAGCATTATCGCCGGCGGATTCGCGGGCGAGGTTTACCCGGTCAATCCCCGGGGCGGGACAATTGCCGGCAGAACGGCCTTCAAATCGGTAGCGGAAATACCCGGTTTTGTTGACCTCGCCGTAGTCACAATCCCCGAAGACAGGGTGATCGAACTCATCCCGCAATTACAGGCGAAGGGAATAAAGAACATGCTGCTGATCACCTCCGGCTTTGCGGAAACCGGCGCAGAGGGCCGCAGGCTGCAGGATGAACTGGTGCAGGCGGCCCGGGCCGCCGATATCCTGATCATGGGCCCGAACACCATGGGTCTTTGCAACCCGCACAATGACCTGCTTTGCTGCGGAGGGGCCAATGTGCACCCCAAACCCGGGACAACGACGCTGATCTCGCAGTCGGGAAATCTCGGCGTTCAGCTTCTGGAATTTGCGGAACGCGAAGGGGTCGGCATCCGCGCCTTTGGCGGCTCGGGCAATGAGGCCATGATTACGATCGAGGATTACATGGAGGCCTTCGAGGTCGATGAGTTGACCAAGACGGTCGTGATTTATTTGGAAAGCATTAAAAACGGCCGTCGTTTCTTTGAATCCGCGCGGCGCGTCGGCTTGCTCAAACCAGTGGTAATGCTGAAGGGAGGCAGGACGGAGGCCGGGCATCACGCTGCGGTCAGTCATACCGGCGCGCTCGCCTCCAACGCCAAGGTCTTCAACGCGGCGGCGCGTCAGGCGGGAATAGTGATCGCGGAGCAGCCGATCGAGATGCTCGATGCGTCCGCGGCCTTCTCCTCGCTGCCCCTCCCCCGCGGCAACCGCGTCGCGATCATGACGCTGGGGGGCGGCTGGGGCGTTGTCACTACCGATCTCTGCGCGGAAAACGGCCTCCTCATCCCCAAGCTCTCCCCGGAACTGATCGCCAACATCAACAAGGTTCTCCCCCCCTACTGGAGCCATTCCAACCCGGTTGATCTGGTCGGAGAGTTTGACCCGAATATCCCGATGTTCGTTCTGGAACAATTATCCCAATGGGACGGCTGCGACGCGGTGCTGCATCTGGGAATTTCCGGAAGGCTTTCTTCGCTGCGCAAGATGATCAAGGACGTCAGAATATCCGACCCGGAAGCGGATCAGAATTTTCTCTCCGCGGTTCCTCAATTGCTGGAAGAGTTTGAAAACAAATTTCTTGCTCACACGGCTCATCTGATGGAAAAGACCGGCAAGCCGATTATCGGGGTGCCGCTGATGCAGGAGGAAAACATCCATACCGTAAACGATGTCGAGGGGAGCCCCTATAAAGCCGTTTCGTTTCTCACGCCGGAGCGGGCGGTCAAAGCCCTCTCCCGCATGGCCTCTTACAGCCGGTGGCGGGAACTGCAAAGGCAGCGGGAAGATTAA
- a CDS encoding 4Fe-4S dicluster domain-containing protein encodes MEIRREQLVIDPLKCTGCQQCLLACSMKHQGNVNSRLALLKILRLEVQEVDVPVICMACDNAPCIKVCPMNARVRQENGTVITNPDVCIGCRACVYICPVGSPSVNPYTGQTMTCDMCKDDAAGPWCVTACREGALKISKEDALTKGVVRKRAERSRAIYPNNFRMNTT; translated from the coding sequence ATGGAAATAAGGCGTGAACAATTGGTAATCGATCCCCTCAAATGTACCGGGTGTCAACAATGCTTGCTTGCCTGTTCGATGAAACATCAGGGAAATGTAAATTCCCGGTTGGCCTTGCTTAAAATCCTCAGGCTTGAAGTCCAGGAGGTTGACGTCCCTGTCATCTGCATGGCGTGCGATAACGCCCCCTGCATCAAGGTGTGCCCAATGAATGCGCGGGTGCGACAGGAAAATGGGACGGTTATAACTAACCCGGATGTCTGTATCGGGTGCAGGGCGTGCGTTTATATCTGCCCGGTCGGCAGCCCGTCGGTAAACCCTTATACGGGGCAGACGATGACCTGCGATATGTGCAAAGACGATGCGGCCGGACCCTGGTGTGTAACCGCCTGTCGCGAGGGGGCCCTTAAAATCAGCAAAGAGGATGCGCTGACAAAGGGAGTGGTGAGAAAACGGGCGGAGCGCTCAAGAGCCATATATCCAAATAATTTCAGGATGAATACAACATGA
- a CDS encoding FAD-dependent oxidoreductase, translated as MKTQFNVHKVVIVGNGIAGNRVASELRERDKEIEICILSAEAVPEYDPCSLPYYLAGNIGKKDVFKKTVEDYKRLDIDIMFNSKVAAINPEAKNVTTEEGVEIGYDKLVLAHGGALFFPPIEGIRNEGVFSCKQVSEAEKLEAHKGSKAVVIGSGAIGIEAAEALKKKGYEVHIIELLGWILPVLFDEPTARILEAAMEGYGIHIHTGEKVLQIKGEAKVASVVTDKREIECDTVVVATGVVPGTALAKTAQIETGRGIKVNRKMETSVSDIYACGDCVETFDACTEETVMFQLKHNAIEQAQIVARNILGDDVKYLGAYAFARVHFFNTHASTFGKTMRATACMLGKSELIEKQSGGDYLRIVLLDGKVLGGQAIGKYAEAIGAFIGAMWRKDDLDQLRAKWRQIPQAGAASAWPLIRLGQLIGSSVQN; from the coding sequence ATGAAAACGCAGTTTAATGTTCACAAGGTAGTTATTGTGGGAAACGGGATTGCCGGCAATCGGGTGGCTTCTGAACTGCGGGAAAGGGACAAGGAAATCGAGATATGCATCCTTTCCGCCGAGGCTGTTCCGGAATATGATCCCTGCTCGCTTCCCTATTATCTTGCCGGCAATATCGGGAAGAAAGATGTTTTCAAAAAAACCGTTGAAGATTACAAGCGGCTTGACATCGATATTATGTTCAATAGCAAGGTTGCTGCCATCAACCCGGAGGCCAAGAATGTCACAACCGAAGAGGGCGTGGAAATAGGCTACGACAAACTCGTGCTGGCCCATGGCGGGGCCCTTTTCTTTCCCCCGATTGAGGGGATTCGCAACGAAGGCGTATTTAGTTGCAAACAGGTGTCGGAAGCGGAAAAGCTCGAAGCTCACAAAGGCAGCAAAGCGGTCGTGATCGGCTCCGGAGCGATCGGGATAGAAGCGGCGGAGGCATTGAAGAAAAAGGGTTATGAGGTTCACATCATTGAGCTTCTGGGATGGATTCTGCCGGTCCTGTTTGATGAACCCACCGCCAGGATACTCGAAGCGGCGATGGAGGGGTACGGGATTCATATTCATACCGGGGAAAAGGTTCTCCAGATTAAAGGGGAGGCGAAGGTTGCAAGCGTTGTCACGGACAAACGGGAGATCGAATGCGACACGGTTGTAGTTGCAACGGGCGTGGTTCCGGGAACGGCGCTTGCCAAAACCGCGCAGATCGAAACGGGGCGCGGCATCAAGGTCAACAGGAAGATGGAAACCTCGGTTTCCGATATTTATGCCTGCGGGGACTGTGTCGAAACCTTTGATGCCTGTACCGAAGAGACAGTCATGTTTCAGTTGAAGCATAACGCGATTGAGCAGGCGCAAATCGTGGCCAGAAACATCCTGGGAGATGACGTCAAATACCTGGGCGCCTATGCGTTTGCGCGAGTGCATTTTTTTAACACCCATGCGTCCACCTTCGGTAAAACCATGCGGGCAACCGCGTGCATGCTGGGGAAATCCGAGCTTATCGAAAAGCAGAGCGGCGGTGATTATTTGCGGATTGTTTTGCTGGACGGCAAGGTGCTGGGCGGCCAGGCCATCGGCAAGTACGCCGAGGCCATTGGCGCATTTATTGGCGCCATGTGGCGAAAAGACGATTTGGACCAATTGAGGGCCAAATGGCGCCAAATTCCGCAAGCAGGCGCCGCTTCCGCGTGGCCTTTGATCCGGCTGGGCCAGCTTATCGGATCATCTGTACAGAATTGA
- a CDS encoding 3-oxoacyl-ACP reductase FabG, translating into MKLKDKIALVTGGSRGVGRSVALAYGKEGAKVVVNYTSNEKAAQEVVEAIAAMGSEAIAVKADVACKADVESLFAAGMERFGRLDILVNNAGFTRPALLLKMTEEQWDQVVDIHLKGAFLCTQAAANLMKGQNSGKIINVMSVAGLVGTVGQINYSAAKGGVLSMTKSIARELARYNICANVISLGIVATDMSEKIRTDEKLAEIYMNRILLKRFAEAGDIAPAFVFLASDDANYITGQLLCVDGGYGMI; encoded by the coding sequence ATGAAACTCAAGGACAAGATCGCGCTGGTAACCGGAGGCAGCCGGGGAGTGGGCAGGTCGGTCGCCCTCGCCTACGGGAAGGAGGGGGCCAAGGTTGTAGTCAACTATACCTCCAATGAAAAGGCGGCCCAGGAGGTTGTGGAGGCCATCGCCGCAATGGGGAGCGAGGCCATTGCCGTTAAAGCGGATGTCGCCTGCAAGGCCGACGTGGAAAGCCTTTTTGCCGCGGGAATGGAGCGGTTCGGCAGGCTGGATATCCTGGTCAACAATGCGGGATTTACCAGACCCGCCCTGCTGCTCAAGATGACGGAAGAGCAGTGGGATCAGGTGGTTGACATTCACCTGAAGGGCGCCTTCCTCTGTACCCAAGCCGCCGCCAATCTGATGAAGGGGCAAAACAGCGGGAAAATCATCAACGTCATGTCGGTTGCCGGCCTGGTGGGAACAGTCGGGCAAATCAACTACAGCGCCGCCAAGGGGGGCGTCCTGAGCATGACCAAATCCATTGCCCGGGAACTGGCCCGCTACAACATCTGCGCCAATGTCATCTCCCTCGGCATCGTAGCCACCGACATGTCCGAGAAGATCAGAACGGATGAAAAGCTGGCGGAGATCTACATGAACCGGATTTTGCTCAAACGCTTTGCCGAGGCCGGGGATATTGCCCCCGCTTTTGTATTTCTCGCCTCGGACGACGCCAATTACATTACCGGTCAGCTCCTCTGCGTCGATGGCGGCTACGGAATGATCTGA
- the had gene encoding 6-hydroxycyclohex-1-ene-1-carbonyl-CoA dehydrogenase, whose protein sequence is MAGLPDKIKTWQMVQPTVFNRETKETTPGKLQKTEIPVPDLKPGEVLVEVAGCGVCHTDLGYFYDGVPTVSKPPLTLGHEISGTVVAGDAKWIGKEVIIPAVMPCRQCYLCKTGRGNRCLDQKMPGNSIGLYGGFSSHIPVPSVDLCEVKNRGNIPLSHLAVVADAATTPYQAAKRADLQPGDNVIVLGITGGVGQYMGQVAKALGAKTVIGIARNQEKLDKALKFGADFVINTTGKDTGAVVKEYRGLCKANGLPNTGWKIFEVTGSKAGQEIALALLSFTGKLLVVGYGVSSVEYNISRLMAFDAEIIGTWGCLPEYYPIVLDMVLSGKVNLEEFVETRPMSTIEQTFAENHKTPPMKRIVLIPDF, encoded by the coding sequence ATGGCAGGATTACCCGATAAGATAAAGACATGGCAAATGGTTCAGCCGACTGTCTTCAACCGGGAGACTAAGGAAACCACGCCTGGAAAACTGCAAAAAACAGAGATTCCAGTGCCAGATTTGAAGCCCGGGGAGGTGTTGGTAGAGGTAGCCGGCTGCGGGGTGTGTCACACGGACTTGGGGTATTTTTATGACGGCGTTCCGACTGTCTCCAAACCGCCGTTAACCTTGGGGCATGAGATCTCGGGGACAGTGGTTGCCGGGGATGCCAAATGGATCGGGAAAGAGGTTATCATTCCAGCGGTTATGCCGTGTCGTCAGTGCTACCTCTGCAAAACGGGGAGGGGGAACCGGTGCCTGGATCAGAAGATGCCCGGAAACAGCATCGGCCTGTATGGAGGTTTTTCCAGCCATATCCCGGTCCCCAGCGTTGATCTGTGCGAAGTAAAAAACCGGGGCAACATTCCGTTGTCCCATCTTGCCGTTGTCGCCGATGCCGCCACCACGCCCTATCAGGCCGCCAAAAGGGCCGACCTGCAGCCGGGCGACAATGTGATAGTGCTTGGCATTACCGGGGGAGTAGGACAGTATATGGGGCAGGTCGCCAAGGCCCTGGGCGCCAAGACGGTCATCGGCATCGCCCGCAATCAGGAAAAACTCGATAAGGCGCTGAAATTCGGAGCGGATTTTGTCATCAACACAACGGGCAAGGACACAGGCGCAGTGGTCAAAGAGTACCGGGGACTCTGCAAGGCAAACGGTCTTCCCAATACCGGCTGGAAGATATTCGAGGTGACGGGTTCCAAGGCGGGCCAGGAAATCGCGCTGGCCCTCTTGAGCTTTACCGGGAAATTGCTGGTAGTGGGATACGGCGTAAGCTCGGTGGAATACAACATCAGCCGGCTTATGGCCTTTGACGCAGAGATTATTGGGACCTGGGGATGTCTCCCCGAGTATTACCCGATTGTTCTGGACATGGTGCTGAGCGGAAAGGTCAATCTCGAGGAGTTCGTCGAGACGCGCCCGATGAGCACAATCGAGCAGACCTTTGCCGAGAACCATAAGACGCCGCCGATGAAACGGATTGTACTGATCCCCGATTTCTGA
- the oah gene encoding 6-oxocyclohex-1-ene-1-carbonyl-CoA hydratase, translating into MTLKGLEWLPREDGIKDHALHTDKHWGTEAPCTVYEKRPLTDPTGKVVDGLFTAWIRLNNPKQFNSYTTEMVKGVIAGFENASLDRSVVAVVFTGTGPYAFCTGGNTKEYSEYYSMRSDEYGQYMELFNHMVDSILFCKKPVICRVNGMRVAGGQEIGMACDLAVSSDLAIYGQAGPRHGSAPVGGASDFLPWYLGIEDAMWNCVSCEMWSAYKMKAKNLISKIVPVLKVDGKWVRNPQVITDVYVQDGEIVYGENKTGEEAKAAREFVKLHQPNADFELLDKEVDKMVWTFANLFPGCLMESIDSVRQKKKFFWDTMKNAHRHWLAANMGGEAFLGFGAFNSKKITGKDTIDFIKFRQNIVEGKAWDMEMFSGVLGKPL; encoded by the coding sequence ATGACATTAAAGGGTTTGGAATGGCTGCCGCGGGAAGACGGCATCAAGGATCACGCGTTGCATACGGACAAGCATTGGGGAACGGAAGCGCCCTGTACGGTCTATGAGAAAAGGCCCCTTACCGATCCCACGGGGAAGGTCGTCGATGGCCTCTTTACCGCGTGGATTCGCCTCAACAACCCCAAACAGTTCAATTCCTACACGACAGAAATGGTCAAAGGGGTGATTGCCGGTTTTGAAAACGCGTCGTTAGACAGAAGCGTTGTGGCTGTGGTCTTCACGGGCACGGGCCCCTACGCGTTTTGCACCGGCGGCAACACCAAGGAGTACAGCGAGTATTACAGCATGAGGTCCGACGAGTACGGGCAGTACATGGAACTCTTCAACCACATGGTTGATTCCATCCTCTTCTGCAAAAAGCCGGTTATCTGCCGGGTGAACGGCATGCGGGTGGCCGGTGGTCAGGAGATTGGCATGGCGTGCGACCTTGCCGTATCCTCGGATCTGGCGATCTACGGTCAGGCGGGTCCGCGACATGGTTCCGCCCCGGTCGGCGGCGCCTCGGACTTTCTGCCCTGGTACCTCGGCATCGAAGACGCCATGTGGAACTGCGTCTCCTGTGAGATGTGGTCGGCCTACAAGATGAAGGCGAAGAATCTGATCAGCAAGATTGTTCCCGTACTGAAGGTGGATGGGAAATGGGTGCGCAATCCCCAGGTCATCACGGATGTTTACGTGCAGGACGGCGAGATCGTTTACGGCGAAAACAAAACCGGCGAAGAAGCCAAGGCTGCCCGTGAATTTGTCAAACTGCATCAGCCCAATGCCGATTTCGAACTCCTCGACAAGGAGGTTGACAAGATGGTCTGGACGTTCGCCAATTTGTTCCCCGGTTGCCTGATGGAGTCGATTGACAGCGTCCGCCAGAAGAAGAAATTCTTCTGGGATACCATGAAAAATGCCCATCGCCACTGGCTGGCTGCCAACATGGGCGGCGAGGCCTTCCTCGGCTTCGGGGCCTTCAACTCGAAGAAGATCACCGGCAAGGACACTATTGATTTCATCAAGTTCCGTCAGAATATCGTCGAAGGCAAGGCCTGGGATATGGAGATGTTCTCGGGAGTTCTGGGGAAACCTCTTTAA